In the genome of Verrucomicrobiota bacterium, the window TAGACCACTTTGTCTCCTTCCGTTCGACACGCCAGATCGCGGTTGAGCTCCACAGACCCGGCAGGAAACATCGGTCATTGAACTTGCGGCATTCACCTATTCACCGCCACCACCCCCATCCTTGAAAGTCGAAAATGTCCCTCTTGGTCTCAATTCCATTCCACTCCACCCAATCTTTCCCCGCATGAGGTCAGGATGTCTGAAACAAGAGCAGATCCTTGTAGTTTTGTCCTCCCCACCCTGCAAAAATCAGCATCCCGCTTCCTGTCCAAAGAGCCGAGTGCGCGCCTCTCCCCGCTACCGGAGCATCGGGCATGCTTCTCCATTGATCGCTGGAAGGAGAGTAAATAGCGCCGGAACTGGTGAATGGATTGCCACCACCCCAAATGATCATTTCGGAGCCCGACCAGACTGCAGTATGCACCAAGCGTGGCGTTGGGGCTCCCGCCGTAGCTATAGTCGTCCAAGAGTCGGTTGCCGGGTGATAAATGGCACCATCATTTCGCACGCCCGCTGCCCCTTCCCCACCCCAGATGATCATGCTGGATCCCGTCCAGACTGCGGTGGCGAAGAAACGCCCCGCAGGCGCGTTTGCCGCCGACATCGGCCGCCAAGTGTTTGATTGTGGGTTAAACAAAGCTCCGGTAACCGGGAGGGTTCCGCTTGTCGTTTTTCCACCCCAGATAATCCAATCTGTTCCTGTCCAAACCGATACACCAGCGACACGTCCGCTGGGGGCGCCGACGGTGTTCATCGGTCTCCAAGTGTTGGAGTGGGGAGAATAAAGTGCGCCATCACCCAGCACCCCTCCGACGTGCTCAGGACGATTGCTCCCACCCCAAATCAACATTTCCGATCCAGTCCAAGCCGAATGATGAGCCCATCTCCCCGCAAGGTCGGCGGCTGCAAGGAGCCGCCAGCTTTTTCTTGCGGGTCATACCTGCCTCCGTCTGAGTTGAAGACCGTTCCCAAACCACCCCAACTGATCACTTCGCTTCCGGTCCACACGGATGCTTGCAACCAGCGTGGCTGGAGAAACGGCGGCGGATCGAGGACGCGCCATACTTCCTCTGAAGCCAAATTCCAGTTTGAAAGTGCCAGAGCAGCCCAGATCTCCAGAGCAAAAGCAATGAGTCCCCAGGATCTCCTTTTCATGGGGAGAAAATGACACGGGATTTCAATGCGAGCCAACAGGAAAGTAGCGCCCGGCCACGGCGATTCGAGTGCAGCTCTAACGATCGGGTGCTTGCCGAATTCATCCCACTGGCGACGCCATTGCAGCATCTTCAATCTCCGCGCAGGCTCAAATTTCAGCGCCGGTTTCCAGGGCATGAACAACGGTGCCTTCGTATCCAGACTCGCCAGGGTCGAGAATCTTGCGGGATTCTGACCTGAATTCAACTCTGTCCCCTCGTCAGTCCTTTCCCATTCACCCTCAACCCCACGGATGAGGGAGTCGTTTGCCCCCCTGCATACGAATCACCCGCATGAAAACAGGCCTTCGATCGGCTCAATGAGCATCAGGATTATCGCCAGTCTTCAAGGAACTCCATGATAGAAGGGAATGCTCCATCCATCCGTGTGATCCGTGGTTGCCTCAGAAAAGACTTAGCCGTTATCCGTGGAACAGGGCCACCCCGGCCATCTTGACACGTCACGGGAGGTTCCGCGAAGCTGAAATCCGAATGAACGAAGTTCGCCCGAACGATTGGATGGAAAAAATCGTCAGCCTCTGCAAACGCCGGGGGTTTGTCTTCCAGTCCTCCGAGATTTACGGCGGCATCAACGGGTTCTGGGATTACGGTCCTCTTGGCGCCGAGCTCAAGCGGAACATCAAGGATCTCTGGTGGCGGTCCATGACCCAAACCCGCGACGACGTGGCCGGCCTGGAGGCGACCATCATCATGCATCCGTCGATTTGGAGGGCGAGCGGACACGTCGATACCTTCAGCGATCCCATGGTCGATTGCAAAACGTGCAAGGGTCGCTTTCGCGCCGATCAGGTGGACTCCACCCCATGCCCCAAGCGGCCAAGCCGGATGGTTACGGAATGCGAGGGCGAAAAGACGCCACCCCGCCAGTTCAATTTGATGTTCAAGACCTACGTGGGTCCGGTTGAGTCCGAGGAAAACGCCGCCTACCTGCGCCCGGAAACGGCCCAGGCCATTTTCGCCCAGTTCAAGAACGTGCTCGATGTGTCCCGGCAAAAGGTTCCGTTCGGCATCTGCCAGATCGGCAAGGCTTTTCGCAACGAGATCAATCCCCGCAACTTTACCTTCCGCTCCCGCGAATTCGAACAAATGGAGCTCGAATTTTTCATCCGCCCGGATGAAGTCGTGGCCCGCTTGGAAGGCAGTGTGGCCACCCTCGCTCCCGGCATGGATCTTTCCAAACCGCAGCGCAACTGGGGATGGGAAGTGTGGCACAAGTATTGGGTGGAACAGCGGATCCGCTGGTACGAGGGCATCGGCCTTCCCCGCGACTCATTCGAGGAATACTGGCAGAAAAAGGAGGAGTTGGCGCATTACGCGAAGGCCACCGTCGATATCCTCTACAAGTTCCCCTTCGGAACGCAGGAGCTTGAAGGCATCGCCGCCCGCGGCGATTTCGACTTGAGCCAGCACCAAAAGTTCAGCGGCAAATCGATGGAGTATTTCGACGATGAAGCCAAGGCCAAGTATGTGCCCCATGTGATCGAGCCGAGCGCCGGAGTCGATCGGCTCCTGCTGGCGCTGATTTGCCATGCCTACGCCGAGGAGGAAGTCACGGATGAAAAGGGCCAGAAGGAGGTCCGCACCGTCATGCGTTTTCATCCGCGCATCGCTCCCATCAAGGCCGCCGTCTTTCCCTTGTTGAAGAATCGTCCGGAACTGGTTGCCAAAGCCGAGGAAATCCGGGATCTGCTGCGTCCGCACATGGCTGTATTCTACGATGAAACGGGCGCGATCGGACGCCGCTACCGGCGGCAGGACGAAGCGGGCACCCCGTTTGGGATCACGGTGGATTTCGACACGCTGGGCGAGAACGGCAGCGCGCTCAAGGACACCGTGACGCTGCGGGAGCGTGACAGCATGAAACAGGAGCGCTTGCCCGTCGGCGAACTCTTGAACCACCTCCTGGTACGGATACGCTGATGCCTGTTTTGCCTTTTCCTGAAATGCCCAAGGCCATGCGCCGGGAGATGATCATCTCCTATTGGCTCATGATGATGCTGCTGGCGGGCCTGGCCTGGCTCGGTCTTGCCGTGCCATTCCTGGCGGTGCTTTTCTCCTTTTTCGCCCTGGAGAAGCTTAACTTTGGCAACCGCCGGTTGCTGGCCTCGTTTCTCTTCATCACCATGGTCACCTGCATGGGGGGATTGCTCTATTACTTCATCCAACAGGCCTACGTGGGATTGCCCAAAATTGTGGAGACGACGATACCGGTCGTGCTGACTTATGCCGAACGGCAAGGATTCGAGCTTCCCTTCTCCGATTACTCGAGTCTCAAGGCGCTCGCGCTGGAATCCGCCAAAACCAAATTCGCCGGGCTGGGCAAGGGGGCGCAAATCGCCATCTTTGAGCTGGCCGCCACGATCATCGGCATCGTCGTGGCCGTCAGCGTGTTCAATCATCCCGCGTTCGAACTTGAAACCCATGCGCCGGGAAAACGCCGCACCTTGTATTCGGGCGTGGGCAAGGAGATGGCGGAGCGGATCTCCAGTTTTTATGAGAGCTTCGTGACGGTCATGGGCGCCCAAATCGCGATCTCGGCGATCAATACCACGTTCACCAGCGTCTT includes:
- a CDS encoding glycine--tRNA ligase, translated to MNEVRPNDWMEKIVSLCKRRGFVFQSSEIYGGINGFWDYGPLGAELKRNIKDLWWRSMTQTRDDVAGLEATIIMHPSIWRASGHVDTFSDPMVDCKTCKGRFRADQVDSTPCPKRPSRMVTECEGEKTPPRQFNLMFKTYVGPVESEENAAYLRPETAQAIFAQFKNVLDVSRQKVPFGICQIGKAFRNEINPRNFTFRSREFEQMELEFFIRPDEVVARLEGSVATLAPGMDLSKPQRNWGWEVWHKYWVEQRIRWYEGIGLPRDSFEEYWQKKEELAHYAKATVDILYKFPFGTQELEGIAARGDFDLSQHQKFSGKSMEYFDDEAKAKYVPHVIEPSAGVDRLLLALICHAYAEEEVTDEKGQKEVRTVMRFHPRIAPIKAAVFPLLKNRPELVAKAEEIRDLLRPHMAVFYDETGAIGRRYRRQDEAGTPFGITVDFDTLGENGSALKDTVTLRERDSMKQERLPVGELLNHLLVRIR
- a CDS encoding AI-2E family transporter, producing MPVLPFPEMPKAMRREMIISYWLMMMLLAGLAWLGLAVPFLAVLFSFFALEKLNFGNRRLLASFLFITMVTCMGGLLYYFIQQAYVGLPKIVETTIPVVLTYAERQGFELPFSDYSSLKALALESAKTKFAGLGKGAQIAIFELAATIIGIVVAVSVFNHPAFELETHAPGKRRTLYSGVGKEMAERISSFYESFVTVMGAQIAISAINTTFTSVFLIYNNFPYVTVIIGLTFLVGLLPIIGNLISNTLITGVAFTISPKMAALALLFLIVLHKLEYFLNSKIIGHKIKNPMWLTLLGLLLGEKLMGIPGMILAPVTLHYIKTELSRPIWNLPDEPSSGRAADFNSPETDTPTGSGATPAS